The Papilio machaon chromosome 28, ilPapMach1.1, whole genome shotgun sequence genome includes a window with the following:
- the LOC106712892 gene encoding uncharacterized protein LOC106712892, protein MDKTQNRNLIFLITLTILSWISVVESIDCFKCVSMNGRFPACDDPFHNNHSLQLLESPCMGGRKGRDGLFPATSCIKIAGIFDDTGEKITVRGCGLDSGTATTDTEIIRMSHCGRFYYDDRYVHGCLQSCNDADACNSSDVIKSQLLLATLLLMTSSLS, encoded by the exons ATGGACAAAACACAAAAtaggaatttaattttcttgatAACATTAACAATTCTGTCCTGGATATCAGTTG TGGAGAGCATAGACTGTTTTAAGTGCGTGTCTATGAACGGCCGCTTTCCGGCGTGCGACGACCCCTTCCACAACAATCACTCGCTGCAGTTGCTCGAGTCGCCTTGCATGGGCGGTAGGAAGGGGAGAGACGGTCTCTTCCCTGCCACATCATGTATCAAGATAGCTGGGATATTTG aTGACACCGGTGAGAAGATAACAGTCCGCGGCTGTGGGCTGGACTCGGGCACCGCCACGACAGACACCGAGATCATAAGAATGTCGCATTGCGGACGATTCTACTACGACGACAG ATATGTACACGGCTGCCTCCAGAGTTGCAATGATGCGGACGCGTGCAACTCCTCTGACGTCATCAAGTCTCAGCTCTTACTGGCAACTCTGTTACTGATGACGTCATCACTCAGCTAA